The genomic interval GTAATCGGCCGAAACCTCTTCGACCACACCGGCTTTCTCGTTCACGACCATGTCGCCCGCGTCGACCGCGGCGCGCAATTCCATACCGGTGCCGACCAGCGGCGACTCGGCGCGAATCAGCGGCACGGCCTGCTTCTGCATGTTCGCGCCCATCAGGGCACGGTTGGCATCGTCGTGCTCGAGGAACGGAATCATGGCCGTCGCGGCCGACACCATCTGGCGCGGCGAGACGTCCATGTAGTCGACCTCGTTCGGGACGACGTACTCCATCTCCTCGTTGCCGCGGCGCGCGAGGACGCGCTCGTCGAGGAAGTTGCCGTCGGCGTCGACGGCGGAGTTCGCCTGGGCGCGGACGTGGCGGTCTTCCTCGTCGGCGGTCAGGTAGACGACCTCGTCGGTCACCTTGCCGTCGACCACCTTGCGGTACGGCGTCTCGATGAAGCCGAACGGGTTGACCCGCGCGTACACCGACAGGGTGCCGATCAGGCCGATGTTCGGGCCTTCCGGCGTCTCGATCGGGCACATGCGGCCGTAGTGCGACGGGTGCACGTCGCGCACCTCGAGGCCGGCGCGCTCACGGGACAGACCGCCCGGACCCAGCGCCGACAGGCGGCGCTTGTGGGTCAGGCCCGACAGCGGGTTGTTCTGATCCAGGAACTGCGACAGCTGCGAGGTGCCGAAGAACTCCTTGATCGCGGCCACGACGGGACGGATGTTGATCAGGGTCTGCGGTGTGATGGCCTCGACGTCCTGCGTGGTCATGCGCTCGCGCACGACGCGCTCCATGCGCGACAGGCCGACCCGGATCTGGTTCTGGATCAACTCGCCGACGGTGCGCAGGCGACGGTTGCCGAAGTGGTCGATGTCGTCCACCTCGACCGCGACCTCGACGCCGCCCGGGGCGGTCATCTCGCGGTCGCCCTGGTGCAGGCGCACCAGGTACTCGATGGTCGCGACGATGTCCTCGCGGGTGAGCACCGAGCCGGTGATCGGCTCGCCGGCGTTGAGGCCCAGCTTCTTGTTGACCTTGTAACGGCCGACGCGAGCCAGGTCGTAGCGCTTCTCCTTGAAGAACAGGTTCTCCAGCAGGGTCTGCGCGGACTCCTTGGTCGGCGGCTCGCCCGGACGCAGCTTGCGGTAGATGTCGAGCAGCGCCTCGTCCTGGCCGGCGGTGTTGTCCTTCTCCAGGGTGGACATCATGATCTCCGAGAAGCCGAAGCGCTCGGCGATCTCCTCGGTCGTCATGCCCAGCGCCTTCAGCAGGACGGTGACCGGCTGGCGCCGCTTGCGGTCGATGCGCACGCCGACGGTGTCGCGCTTGTCGACGTCGAACTCCAGCCACGCGCCCCGGCTCGGGATCACGCGGACGCTGTGCAGCAGCTTCTCCGTGGCCTTGTCGATGGACTCGTCGAAGTACACACCGGGCGAGCGAACCAGCTGCGAGACCACGACACGCTCGGTGCCGTTGATGATGAACGTGCCCTTGTCGGTCATCATCGGGAAGTCGCCCATGAAGACCGTCTGCGACTTGATCTCACCGGTGTTGTTGTTGATGAACTCCGCGGTGACGAACAACGGCGCCGCGTAGGTCATGTCCTTGTCCTTGCACTCTTCGATGGAGGCCTTGACCTCTTCGAAGCGTGGATCGGAGAAGGACAGGGACATCGAGCCCGAGAAGTCCTCGATCGGCGAGAGTTCCTCGAGCACCTCCTCGAGCCCGCCGAACGGGTTGACGTCGCCACGGGCGATCGCCTTCTCCCGCCAATCCGGCGAACCGATCAGCCAGGCGAACGAATCGGTCTGTAGATCGAGAAGACCCGGAACCTCGAGAGGCTCGCGGATCTTCGCGAAAGACACCCGCTTCGGGGCTCCGGGGATACCGGCCTTGGTCTGGGTGGAGACTGCCAAGATGCGTCCTTCCAGCACCTCACGCGCGTCCGGGTGGTGTCAGTACGTACGTGACACCACTCGACCGTCGCTTGTCTGCTACGAATTCCGCTGGTTACGACCCGAACGAAACCCGAACAGCAAAGAACGGAAGTAACACCTCGACGGTGGAACTTTCGTGATGCGATCAAGGTAAGGACAGGAGGCAGCCAGCGCAAACTCCAAACCTACACCCATACAGAGAGGGTGTCAAAGTACCATCCGAACCGTGTTTCGGACGGCTGGCGCGCCGAGGACCCCATCACGCTGGCTGCGTTCGAGCCTTCGGCGGCGAATCCACCCGGGCCCGGAGGCCCTGTGGCAGCTGCCGCTGTTGTGAATAGCGTGACTGGTCGGACGAAACTCGTCAAGTGTAGGAGGGGGCAAATCCCCTGTTGATTCCGTTGTGCATGCAACCGTAATTGCAGCGAATCGCAGGTTGAGCAGGGAAGATTGCTGATCGATTGCTCAGCGGTCGGCGATTTCACTCGCCAGCCAGTGGCCGTCGAGCTTCTCCATGCGCAGCACGATCGGACCCGACGCGCTCTCCTGCGGAACGTTGTTCTTCGTAGCGCTCACCGTCAGGTTGACCAGCAACTCCGCGCGGTCGTCGGTGAGCAAAGTCACACCAATGGGGTCGGCTGTGGCTTGCGCGGTCGACTGCGCCTGCTGGATGGCCGAGACCGTGGTGTCGGCGAACTTGTCGAAATCGGCGAGCATCTTGCCGGTGACGACGCCGTGCACGGCATCCTTGTAGCCGCCGATGGTCTTCACGTCGTAGGAGTAGAGCGTCTTCAGCGCGTGGTCGGCCGCGGCGGTGACCTCCTGCGTCGCGCGCGTGTCGACGTAGGCGTCGTTGCCGTCGGCCACGCCGGGACGGAAGGCCGCTACCGCGGCGAAGCCGCTGAGCAGCACGGCCGCGACCAGCAGCGCGGCCGCGAGGCTCCAGGAGGAGCGCAGCGCGCGGGCATCGGGCCACCGGAACGACGGACGGCGGTCACCGGCCGAGGAACCGGCACCCGACGAACGGTCGGCCGTCGACCGGCGGGTGCCGGAGACGGACCGGTCCGCTGCGGACTTACGATCCGAGCGACCCTCCCGCGGAGAACGATCGACGGGCCGGCGGACCGTCCGTTGCGTGGTCACCGAGGTCCGATCGGATGGGCGCAGGCGGTTCGAGACCTTGTTGACGGGTCGGCGCGAAGTCATGACGGCTACCTCCTACGATCCCGGCTGACCCGGTTGGGCGGGCGGCGCGGGCGCCTCGCTCGGCGCGGGAGCGGGCGCCGGGGCGCCGCCGGGCTGCCCGGGGGCGCCGGTCAGGTCGGGGGCGTTCAGCGGGACCATCTGCCCCAGCGAGTTCGCCTGTTCGGTCTTCCACACGTCGCCGGCCTTGGCCATGTCCAGCGTCCAGGTCGCGCGGAACGACTGCACCGGCACGTTGGGCGCGGTCTGGGTCAGCTGCAGCACCACGATGGCGGAGGCCTTGTCGCGCTCGCTGTCCAGGGAGTTCAGCGACGCGCCCAGCACCTTGGCGTCGATCTTGGTCTTGGAGTTCTGCGCGGCCTGCTTGATGCGGTCGCGGTTCTGATCGAGCTGGGCGAGCATGTCACCGGTCATCGAAGACTTCATCAGATCGATCGAACCGTCGATGTTGTCGGGGTTCATCGAGGACAGGTTGATGGCCGCCTGCCGCGCCGCGTCCAGCGCGCTGTCGCGGGCATCGGCGCGGGGACCGTCGGTGAACCAGGCGGCGCGCGCCCAGCCGACGCCGAACCAGGCCGCGGCGACCACCGCCACGACCAGCCACACCGCAGCTATCGCGGTGATCACCGTGCGCAGCGTCGTGGCGGACGCGGCATCGGCCGTGCGCTCCGTGGACGGAGGCGCGACCGGCGCGGCAGCTTCCGCCGCGGTCGGCGACGGCTGGTCGGTCGAATCAGAACTCACAGCGACACCCTAGCGTCGTATTCGCGATCACCGCTTCGGGGTCACCCCGATGAGGGGGGCCAGCTGGGCGGCGACCGGATTCAGGTTCAGCTTGTCCGGGTCGGTCTTCGGCGTGGCATCCCACGGCTGCGGGATGCTCGGATCGGCCAGATCCGCCCGCTCACCGCCGCGCACCGCGGTCGGATTGCCGAATGGCACAGTGCATTTCGCGTCGGTGTTGAACGGGAAATCGTCGCGGGTGTCGTCGAAGTTCGGGTTCTGCGCCTTCATCTGTTCGAGAATCCGCTTCGTGCCCTCGTAGCCGACGGTACAAGCCGGTGGGTTGTTGGTCTCGAGTACCAGCCCGAAGTGGCTGGTGTTGTCGCCGGGCGCGGTCGCCGAGCCGCCGATCGACAGCAGCGGCAGCATCTGCACCAGCGGTTTCAGCGCGTAGTACTTCGGCGAGATGGCCAGCAGCAGCGCACGCAGATTGGTCAGATCGGTGGTCAGCGCCGCGCCGCTCTCGTCCAGCAGGCCGCCGACGGCGTTGCCCGCGTCGGCGCCGGTGCCGATCAGGCGGCGAATGTCGGGATCGTTGGCGCGCAGCTGCACGGCCAGCTTGTCCAGGCCGTCGCTGAAGCGGCGGATCGCCGGCGACTGCTCGGCCTGGGTGCCGAGCACGGTCTGCGCGTCCCGGATCAGATCGACCGTCTGCGGCAGCGCCTCGACGCCGGTCTGGCTGAACTTGTTCAGCGAGTCGACCAGCACACGCAGGTTGTCGCCCTGCCCGTCGAACGCCTTGCCCAGCTCGGTGATGGTGGTGGACACCGCCTGCAGATCCGTCGTGCTCGCGAAACCGTTGACGCTGGCGAGCAATTCCTCGACCCGGATCGGCACCTCGGCGCCGTCGATCACCGAGCCGTCCTTCAGATACGGGCCGCCCGAGGAGCTCGGCACCAGATCCACGTACTGCTCACCGATCGCCGAGCGGTTGGCCACCACGGCCTTCGCCGTCTGCGGCACCTTCGGCTTGCCCGAATCCAGCTCCAGGTAGATGACGACTCCGTCGGGCGTGATGTCGAGGGAGTCGACCCGGCCGACCGGGACGCCGCGGTAGGTGACCTCGGCCCCCTTGGACAGGTTGCCGGTCTCCTTCGCGGTCACCTTCACCTGGTATTGGCCGAAGCCCAGCATGTGATCGAACTTGATGTACTTGCCGCCGACGAACACGACGCCGAGCACCGCGATCACGACGAAGGCGATCAGCTGGTAGCGCACCAACTTGCTCATCGCGGCTTCACTCCCAACTGCTCCAGGATCGAGCCGATCGGATCACCCGGCCCGGTGGCCGGTGCGACGACGGTCGGCGGCAGCGGCAGCAGCGACACCGTCGGCCAGCCCGGACGCGGGCCGTTGCCGTTGTAGTACGGATTGGTCGGGTTCACCGGCACCGGCGGCCCGTACCGCGGCGGGACGTACACCGGATCCGGTTTGCCCACACCGAGATTCGACAGCGTGGTGCCGATCTGCAGATCCACCGACAGCCAGGTGTTGACCGAGCCGCCGATCGCGGACTTGATCGCCTCGTCCGGGAAGGGGTAGGTCGGGATGAGCGGGAACGCGGTCACCAGGTCCGGCGCCGAACGGCCCAGCTCCTGCAGCGTCGGGCGCAGCGCCTGCAGGTCGCGGATCAAATTCTCCTTGGACCGGTCGAGCACGTCGAAACCGGCTTGGCCCACGCGATCGAGTTGCTGCAGCAGCCCGATCAACTGCGGGCGCTGCTCGTCGAGCACCTTGATGCCGGCGGGCAGCTCGTCGAGGATCTTGCCGATCTGCTCGGTCTGCTGGCCGACCCGCGACGACAGCGTGCCGAGGCCGTCCAACGCGTGCTGGATCTCGCCGACCTGGTCGTTCAGGCCGTCGATCAGGAGGTTGGCCTGGTCCAGCAGCGAGCGCACCTTGTCCTCGCGACCGGCGAAGGTCTTGTTCAGCTCCGACACGATCGGCTGCAGCTGTGCCACCCCGCCGCCGTTGAGCAGCAGTGACAGCGCGCCCAGCACCTGCTCCACCTCGGTGGCGTGCCGGGTGCGCTCGGTCGGGATGACGGCGCCGTCGGCCAGCGTGCCGGTGGCCGGTTCCTGTTTCGGCACAGACAGTTCCACGAACTTCTCGCCCAGCAGGTTCGACTGCTTCACCTCGGCGTGCGCGTTGGCGGGCAGCTTCACCGACGAGTTGACCAGCGTGCGGACGTTGGCGGTCCAGCCGTCGGGCGCCACGTCGATCTTCTCGACCCGGCCCACGGCCACACCGTCCACCTTCACCGCCGACTGCGGCACCAGATCGAGCACGTCGTCGAATCGGACGTCGATGTGCATCGGGTGCTCACCGACGTCGGCGCCGCCGGGTAGCGGCACGCTGTAGATGCCGTCGGAGGCGCAGGAGGTGACCAGCGCCGCCGAGATTCCGAGCACGGTGGCGGCCGCGCACCCGCGGACGAATCGGATCGTCATCGCGTCCCACCTTCCTGCTGAGACGGCGGCAGCTGATCCGACGGCGTGCCCGGCACCGTGCCGGGGACGGGGGCCCGCTGCTGGTTCTCCCCGCTGAGGATGCCGAACGGCAGGATCAGCGACGGGGTGGACACCCCGGCCTTGACCTGGTCGGTGATCGTCTTGCACTGATCCAGGATCGGGCGCAGCTGCCGGCTGATCGCGTCGAATTTCGGGTCCCCGGGCCGCAATTGGCCGAGATCGAGCATCTTGCAGACCGCGCCGAACGGGTTCTCCAGATCGGTGAAGTTGGCGCGCATGTCCAGCGTGCCGGACTCGCCGTTGTGCACGTTGATCAGGTTGCTCAGCGCCAGCGGCAGCACCGGCAGCAGGGCGGCGACATCCTGGCGCTGGTCGGACAGGGTCTGGGTCAGCTTCGTCAACGCCTCGGCGTTCTCCGCGATCAGGCCCCGGTTGTCGTCGATGAACCGGGCCACGTCGCCGAGCCCGATCGACAGCAGGTGCAGGGCCTGGCCGAGGTTCTGGCGCTCGTCGGCGAGGAAACCGGCCAGATCCGCCAGCTGCGTATTGAATTGACGCACCTGCTGGTCGCTCTCGGCGAGTGTGCGCACGAAGATCTGCAAATTCTTGACGGTGTCGAAGATGTCGCCGCGCGCGTCGGACAGATATCGCGCCGCGTACGAGAGCTGGGTCAGGCTGTTGCCCAGCGCCGCACCGTTACCGGCGAGGTTCGCCGCCGAGGTGCGCGCCAGCTCGTTCAGCGCGCCGTCCTTGTTGGCGCCGTCGGGGCCCAGCGCTTCGGACAGCTGCGCGATCGACTTGTAGAGCCGGTCGACCTCCACCGGAGTCGCGGTGCGCTCCTTCGGAATCGTCGCGGTGCGCGGCATCTTCGGTCCGCCCTTGTAGACGGGCGTGAGCTGGATGTAGCGGTCCGACACCACCGACGGCGTGATCTGGGCGGCCTTGGCGTCGGCCGGGATGTCGTAGTTCCGGTCGACCCGCATGGTGACCTTCACCTGCTCACCCGCGGGCTCGACCGAATCCACCTTGCCCACCGGCACGCCGAGGATGCGGACGTCCGAGCCCTCGTAGATGCCGATCGACTTGTCGAAGTACGCGGTGATCTTGGTGGTGTTGTAGTTGTCGAACAGCCACCACAGCACACCGGCGAGCACGACCACCACGACCAGAGCCCCGGCGACCAGCATCTTGGTGCCGCGGCCGGCCTGCCGGAACGCGGTCAGCGGATCCCGGCGGGTGCCCACCGAACGAGACGCCGTCATCAGTAGCCTCCCAGATTCCGGATCGGCGGACGATCGCCCGGGATCTCCGGCAGCGCCGGCGGGGTCAGGTTGACGATCACGGCGTCGAACCAGCGACCGGTGCCGAGCACGTTGGCGTACAAGCCGTAGAACGGCGCGGCCAGCGTCAGCGTCTTGGAGATGTTCTGCTGGTTGTCGTTGAGCATGTCGATGGCCGACTTCAGGTTGGTCAGCGCCGGGCCGATCTGCTCCTCGTTGTCGTGCACCAGGGCCGTCAGCTCCGCGGCCACCGTCCTGGCGCCGGTCAGCAGCTGCGAGATGGCCTGCTGGCGCACATTCAACTCGGCCAGCAGTTCACCGCCGTTGGCGAGCAGACGCTCGAATTCGGCGTTGCGGTCGGCGAGCACCTTGGTGGTCTTGTTGGTCGCCGCGAACAACTGCTTCAGCTGCTCGTCGCGCTTGGCCAAGGTCTCCGACAACCGGCCGATGCCGTCGATGGCGCCGCGGATCTCCGGCGGGGTGCCCGAGAACGCGTCCGACAGCACCCGCATGCTGGCGGCCAGCCGGCCGGTGTCGGTCTGCTCGAGATCCTTCGCGACCTCCTGGAACGCCTCGGTGACGTCGTAGGGAGACACGGTGCGCGACAACGGAATCGGCTTGCCCGGATCGGCGACGTGCGACCCCTTCGGGTCCAGCGCCAGGTACTTCTGGCCGAGCACCGTCTTGATCTGGATCGAGGCCGTGGTGTCGTCGCCGACCCAGGCGTCCTTGGTGCGGAAGTCCACCAGCACCTTGTCGCCGTCCAGGCGCACGTCGGCGACCGAGCCGACCTTCACACCGGCGATGCGGACCTCGTTGCCCTTCTTGAGCCCGGCCGCCTCGGAGAACTCCGCGGTGTACTTGGTGCCCGCGCCGATGAGCGGCAGCCGGTCCAGGAAGAACACCGACACCGTGATCAGCAGTACGAGGAACAGGCCCAGCCCGCCCATGAAGGCGGGGCTGCGCTTACCGGTCAGTTGCCGGTCGTCCATCAGCGGCCACCCTTCCCATGACAACGCGGGGCCGGGTTGGTGTAGAGCGGCTGGTTCACCGTCGGCAGATCGGTGATCGCGGCCGGCATGTTCAGCTGCGGCGCGTCCCTGGTTCCCGGCCCGGCGACGATATCGATGCCGCACAGATAGAACTGGAACCAGGAGCCGTAACTCGCGGCGCGGCCCAGCTTCTCCATCTTGATCGGCAGGTTCCCCAAGCCCTCGTTCACCTCGTCCGACCGATCGTTCAGGGTGCCGGTGAGCTGGTTCAGCCCGGCGATCGAACCCTGCAGGGTCGGGCGGGTGGGCACCAGCAGATCGGCCGTGGCCGAGGCCAGGTTGCCCAGCGACTGCACGGCCGAGCCGATCGTGCCCCGCTCGGCGTTCAGTCCGCTGACCAGCGCCTCGGTATTGACGATGAGATCGTCGAGTTGGCCGTCGCGCGAATTGATCGAGTCCAGCACGGCATTGAGGTTCTTCACGATCTCGCCGATCACCGCGTCCTTGTCGGCGATCTTGTTGGTCAGGCTCGCCGTATTCGACACCAATTCGGTGATGGTGCCGGACTCACCCTGGAAGACCTGGATGATCTCGTAGGACAGCTTGTTCACGTCGTCGGCCGACAGCGTTTGGAACAGCGGGCGGAAACCGTTGAACAGCGTGGTCAGATTCAGCGCCGGGCGGGTGCGGTCCAGCGGGATCGTGCCGCCCTCGTTGAGTTTGCGGCCCTGCTGCCCGGTGCCCTGCTCGAGCGCGATGTAGCGCTGGCCGACCAGGTTCCGGTAACGGATGGTGGCCGTGGTCGAGGCGGGCAGCCAATCCCGGTCGGTCAGTTGGAATTTCACTTCGGCCTGGTTGTGGCCGACCACCGACACCTTGGTCACCTTGCCGACCCGCACACCCGCGATGCGCACCTCGTCGCCCTTGTTGAGCGAGGTGACATCGGTGAACCGCGCCTTGAATTCCGGACCGCCGCCCGAATAGTTGGCGATGGTGACACCGAGCAGCGCGGTCGCGAACAGCGTCACCACGATGAAGATGGCGAGTTTGGTCAGCGGTCCGCCGAGCCCACGTAGATTGCCGCTCACTTCACACTCACCTCGCTTCCGCGCAGGGCCGGCGCGCCGATCCGGGTCACCCAGCTCGGCACCTGATCCGGCGAAACCCCGTTGGCCGCACCATAGATCGCGCCCAGGGTGTGCTGTTCGGCCGGGGAGCCCGCCAGGGTGGGGGCGGCCTGCCCGCCGTACACCGAGAACTGGGCCGGGGGGACCTGGCCGATGTCCGGGTCACCCGGGTTGCGGCTGGGTGGCTGATAGGAGCCGTCGTTGGCCGAGCCGGTCGGGTACTGGCCGGAGTCCACGCCACCGGGGAACTCCGGGAAGCACACCGGCGGGCGCTCGTCGAGCCAGCGCGGCTCGTCCTGGTTGGGCAGGTAGCGGCCGCGGGTGTTGGTCAGCATGATCGACACCCGCGAGCCCGGCAGGTCCGTGCCCTTGCCGAAGATGTTGTCGATACGCGGCTTCAGCTGCGCGAAGTTCTTGAACGTGCACGCGAAGGTAGGCGAATAGGTGCCCAGCAGTTCCAGCGCGGTGCGCGAGTCGGCCGCGATATCGATGATGTTGTCGTGGTTGGCCAGCAGGAAATCGGCCGTCTGCGCCGAGGTCGGCGTCAGTACCGCGTACAGCGTGTCGAGCTGGGTGCGCTTCTGCACGATGGTCGCGTTGAGCGCACGCAGGTTGTCGAAGGCGTCGACCAGTTGCGGCAGCGCGTCGGAGTAGGTGTCGGCCACGGTGGCGAACTGGCGGATGTCGTCCTGCAGGGCCGGCATCACGCCGTTCAGGTCGCGGAAGATGGTGTCCAGCCGGTCGATCGTGTGGCCCAGCTCCTCGCCCTGCCCGCCGAGCGCCTGCGACAGCGCGCCCAGCGTGGAGGCCAGATATTGCGGCGGAATGGATTGCAGCAGCGGTAGCACCGAGTCGAGCAGCTGGCTGACCTCGACGGCGTTGCCGCTGGCATCCTGCTGCAGGGTCATGCCCGCTCGCAGCGGCTCGCCACTGGGCTGCTCGGGCCAGACCAGTTCCACGTAGCGCTCGCCGAACAGCGTCTTGGGCAGCAGGCGCGCGGTCACGTTGGACGGGATCTTCTTCGCCTTGTCCGGGCTCAGCGACAGGTGCAAGGTGACCTTGCCGCCCGCGGACTCGCTGGAGCGGACCTCGCCCACATTGACGCCGCGCACCTTCACATCGGCGTTGCGCGTCAACGCGTTTCCCACGGTGTCGGTGACCAGGTCGACCTTCACCGTCTTGACCCACACCTTGTTGTAGGCCGCGATCGTGGTCGCCAGGAACAGCGCCATCACCACGAAGAACAGCAGACCGAGAGTGCGCACCCGGATCTTCTCCGTGGAGCGCCAGAACTGCACCCCGTTCATCCGGCCACCCGCACGGTAGTAGTCGTTCCCCAAATAGCAAGACTGAGGAAGAAATCCAGAATGTTGATCAGCACGATCGAGGCCCGCACCGCACGTCCGACCGCCACGCCGACACCGGCCGGACCGCCGGTCGCGGTGAAGCCGTAGTAGCAGTGGATCAGGATGATGACGAACGCGAAGACCAGCACCTTGAGGAACGAATACAACACGTCCTCGGGTGGCAGGAACAGACTGAAGTAGTGGTCATATGACCCGGTCGATTGCCCGTTGAACCACACACTGATCTGCCGCGAGGCCAGGAACGTGCCCAGCAGGCCGACGATGTACAGCGGGATCACGGCGGTGAAACCGGCGATCACGCGGGTGGTCACCAGGAACGGCACCCCCGGCACCGCCATCACCTCGAGCGCGTCGATCTCCTCGGAGATCCGCATGGCCCCGAGTTGCGCGGTGAAACCACAGCCGACCGTCGCCGACAGCGCCAGCGCCGCGACGAGCGGGGCCAGCTCGCGGGTGTTGATGTAGCCGGTGAGGAATCCGGTCAGCACGCCGCTGCCCAGCGCGTCGAGCGCCTTGAAACCCTGCAGGCCCACGACCACGCCGACCGATGCCGACATCATCACGACCACGCCGATGGTGCCGCCGATCACCGCCAGGGCGCCGGAGCCGAAGGTCACCTCGGCCAGCAGCCGCATGACCTCCTTGCGGTAGTGCACCACCGTGCGCGGAATCCACGCGATGGCCTTGGAGTAGAACGACATCTGATCGCCGGCGCGATCGATCACGTCGACCGGTCCGCGCAGCATCCTGCCGACCCGGCGCAGCTGCTTGGCGAACACCGGGGAACGCTGTGACACCACCATGGGTCAGGAGCCCTTGGCCGGGACGACCTGCAGGTACACCAACGTCAGAATCAGATTGACGAAGAAGAGCACCAGGAAGGTGATCACCACGGATTGGTTCACCGCGTCACCCACTCCTTTCGGTCCCCCCTTCGGATGCAAACCCTTGTAAGCGGCGATAACTCCCGCGATCAGTCCGAAGATGATTGCCTTGATCTCGCCGATCCACAGGTCGGGCAGTTGGGCCAGCGCGGAGAACGAGGCCAGGTAGGCGCCCGGCGTGCCGCCCTGCAGCAGTACGTTGAAGCCGTAGCCGCCGCAGATGCCGACGACCGACACCAGACCGTTGAGCAGCACGGCGACCAGCATCATGCCGAGCACGCGCGGCACCACCAGCCGCTGCACCGGGTCGATGCCCAGCACCTCCATCGCGTCGATCTCCTCGCGGATGGTCCGCGAACCCAGATCGGCCGCGACGGCCGAGCCGGCGGCGCCGGCGATGATCAGCGCGGTGACGACGGGAGCGGCCTGCTGGACGGTTGCCAGCACACTGGTGGCGCCGGTGAACGCCTCGGCGCCGAGTTGCTTGATCAGTGAACCGGTCTGCAAAGCCACAACGGCGCCGAACGGGATTGCCACCAAGGCGGCAGGGAGAATCGAGACGCTCGCGATGAACCACGACTGCTCGACGAACTCACGCCATTGGAAGGGCCGGACAAACGTTTTGCGCGCGACATTGATGAGCAGCGCGAAGATGTTGCCAGCCTGGGCAAAACCCGACTCGACCGGAGTGCGCAGCCGCGTCAGGGTTTGATTCACGGCTGCGTATGTTACCCGTTGGTTGGGTTGTGACGCACGGTGGTGTCGTACGCGCCGCCCTGATATTCCGGAGTATTGCCGGTGTAGGCCGGTAGGACTTGTGTATCGCCGTTCTCGTTCATCGATTCCTGGATGGCGACCTGCGCCGCGTGCGGCAGGGTGTGCATGATCTCCAGGACCCGGTGGCGACGGCGCTCCACGGCCTGCCGGAACGGCATTCCGGGCGTGGCCTTCATCTGCGGGATGATGCCCTCGACCTCGTCGGTGCCGTTGTCGTAGTGGCCGGCGTCGGCGAGCGCCTGCTCGCGCGCCATCTGCGCCTCGTCCTTCTCCTCCGACATGCCGATCGGACCGACCATGCGGCCGTTGAGGAACTGCTTGACCACCGGCTCGTCCGAGGTGAGCAGCACCTCGCGCGGGCCGAACATGACCAGCTGCCGACGGAACAGCATGCCGATGTTGTCGGGCACGGTGCGGGCCAGGTTGATGTTGTGCGTCACGATCAGGATCGTCGCGTCGATCTGCGCGTTGATGTCGATCAGCAACTGCGAAAGATAGGTCGTGCGAACGGGATCCAGGCCCGAGTCCGGCTCGTCGACGAGGATGATCTGCGGGTCCAGCACCAGCGCGCGAGCCAGGCCGGCGCGCTTGCGCATACCACCGGAGATCTCACCGGGCAGCTTGCCCTCGGCACCGAGCAGACCGGTCAGCTCGAGCTTCTCCATGACGATCTTCTTGATCTCGGATTCGCTCTTCTTGGTGTGCTCGCGCAGCGGGAAGGCCACGTTGTCGAACAGATTCATCGAGCCGAACAGCGCGCCGTCCTGGAACAGGACGCCGAACAGTTTGCGGATCTCGTAGAGTTCCTTGTTGGAGCAGGTGGTGATGTCGGTGCCGTCGATGAAGATCGAACCGCGCTCCGGGCGCAACAGCCCGATCAGCGACTTCAGGAACACCGACTTACCGGTACCGGAGGGGCCGAGCAGCGCACTGACTTCCCCCGGAGGCAGCGTCAGCGTGACATCCTGCCAAATCCGCTGCGAACCGAAAGACTTGGTAACAGCTTCGGTCCTGACCTCGACGCCCACGCCAACCTCCACGAATTCTTCAGACGAGCGCCCGAGCGGCTACGTCACGGCAC from Nocardia wallacei carries:
- a CDS encoding MlaE family ABC transporter permease yields the protein MLRGPVDVIDRAGDQMSFYSKAIAWIPRTVVHYRKEVMRLLAEVTFGSGALAVIGGTIGVVVMMSASVGVVVGLQGFKALDALGSGVLTGFLTGYINTRELAPLVAALALSATVGCGFTAQLGAMRISEEIDALEVMAVPGVPFLVTTRVIAGFTAVIPLYIVGLLGTFLASRQISVWFNGQSTGSYDHYFSLFLPPEDVLYSFLKVLVFAFVIILIHCYYGFTATGGPAGVGVAVGRAVRASIVLINILDFFLSLAIWGTTTTVRVAG
- a CDS encoding MCE family protein, translated to MLVAGALVVVVVLAGVLWWLFDNYNTTKITAYFDKSIGIYEGSDVRILGVPVGKVDSVEPAGEQVKVTMRVDRNYDIPADAKAAQITPSVVSDRYIQLTPVYKGGPKMPRTATIPKERTATPVEVDRLYKSIAQLSEALGPDGANKDGALNELARTSAANLAGNGAALGNSLTQLSYAARYLSDARGDIFDTVKNLQIFVRTLAESDQQVRQFNTQLADLAGFLADERQNLGQALHLLSIGLGDVARFIDDNRGLIAENAEALTKLTQTLSDQRQDVAALLPVLPLALSNLINVHNGESGTLDMRANFTDLENPFGAVCKMLDLGQLRPGDPKFDAISRQLRPILDQCKTITDQVKAGVSTPSLILPFGILSGENQQRAPVPGTVPGTPSDQLPPSQQEGGTR
- a CDS encoding MCE family protein, coding for MSGNLRGLGGPLTKLAIFIVVTLFATALLGVTIANYSGGGPEFKARFTDVTSLNKGDEVRIAGVRVGKVTKVSVVGHNQAEVKFQLTDRDWLPASTTATIRYRNLVGQRYIALEQGTGQQGRKLNEGGTIPLDRTRPALNLTTLFNGFRPLFQTLSADDVNKLSYEIIQVFQGESGTITELVSNTASLTNKIADKDAVIGEIVKNLNAVLDSINSRDGQLDDLIVNTEALVSGLNAERGTIGSAVQSLGNLASATADLLVPTRPTLQGSIAGLNQLTGTLNDRSDEVNEGLGNLPIKMEKLGRAASYGSWFQFYLCGIDIVAGPGTRDAPQLNMPAAITDLPTVNQPLYTNPAPRCHGKGGR
- a CDS encoding MCE family protein, whose protein sequence is MDDRQLTGKRSPAFMGGLGLFLVLLITVSVFFLDRLPLIGAGTKYTAEFSEAAGLKKGNEVRIAGVKVGSVADVRLDGDKVLVDFRTKDAWVGDDTTASIQIKTVLGQKYLALDPKGSHVADPGKPIPLSRTVSPYDVTEAFQEVAKDLEQTDTGRLAASMRVLSDAFSGTPPEIRGAIDGIGRLSETLAKRDEQLKQLFAATNKTTKVLADRNAEFERLLANGGELLAELNVRQQAISQLLTGARTVAAELTALVHDNEEQIGPALTNLKSAIDMLNDNQQNISKTLTLAAPFYGLYANVLGTGRWFDAVIVNLTPPALPEIPGDRPPIRNLGGY
- a CDS encoding MCE family protein is translated as MNGVQFWRSTEKIRVRTLGLLFFVVMALFLATTIAAYNKVWVKTVKVDLVTDTVGNALTRNADVKVRGVNVGEVRSSESAGGKVTLHLSLSPDKAKKIPSNVTARLLPKTLFGERYVELVWPEQPSGEPLRAGMTLQQDASGNAVEVSQLLDSVLPLLQSIPPQYLASTLGALSQALGGQGEELGHTIDRLDTIFRDLNGVMPALQDDIRQFATVADTYSDALPQLVDAFDNLRALNATIVQKRTQLDTLYAVLTPTSAQTADFLLANHDNIIDIAADSRTALELLGTYSPTFACTFKNFAQLKPRIDNIFGKGTDLPGSRVSIMLTNTRGRYLPNQDEPRWLDERPPVCFPEFPGGVDSGQYPTGSANDGSYQPPSRNPGDPDIGQVPPAQFSVYGGQAAPTLAGSPAEQHTLGAIYGAANGVSPDQVPSWVTRIGAPALRGSEVSVK